Proteins from a single region of Pyrus communis chromosome 6, drPyrComm1.1, whole genome shotgun sequence:
- the LOC137737654 gene encoding anamorsin homolog yields MGSVLAFTDDGVLPVGLVFDALRELGTEKCEPQIVTLSSSYELPVGSSAVDIVFTLCRSIEFPNEQLLGEISRVLKPGGTVLIYKISDASTGETDKTTSVIERKLLLSGFLEAKAFQVKSSLPSELSFGVKAKKPSWKIGSSFALKKTTKTLPKIQINDDSDLIDEDSLLTEEDLKKPQLLSSDCEVGSTRKACKNCTCGRAEEEQKVEKLGSTVDLSNFKSQCGSCGLGDAFRCATCPFKGLPPFKPGEKVSLSANFLTADI; encoded by the exons ATG GGATCTGTGCTGGCATTTACGGATGATGGAGTTCTACCTGTTGGTCTAGTTTTTGATGCATTAAGGGAGCTCGGGACCGAAAAGTGTGAACCTCAAATTGTCACTCTATCTTCCTCAT ATGAGCTGCCGGTGGGGTCTTCCGCTGTCGATATTGTGTTTACTCTTTGTAGATCGATTGAATTTCCAAATGAGCAGTTGCTAGGGGAAATCTCAAGAGTCTTGAAGCCTGGTGGAACAGTCCTAATTTACAAGATATCTGATGCTTCTACAGGGGAAACAGATAAG ACCACCTCCGTTATTGAGCGCAAGTTACTATTGTCTGGTTTTCTAGAAGCAAAAGCTTTTCAAGTGAAATCAAGTTTACCATCTGAGTTATCTTTTGGG GTCAAGGCTAAAAAGCCTTCTTGGAAGATTGGTTCATCCTTTGCCTTAAAAAAGACCACAAAAACTTTACCAAAAATTCAGATCAATGATGATTCAGATCTCATTGATGAAGATAGTTTACTAACAGAAGAGGACTTAAAGAAACCCCAACTGCTAT CGAGTGATTGCGAAGTTGGAAGCACAAGGAAAGCTTGTAAAAACTGCACTTGTGGGAGAGCCGAAGAAGAGCAGAAAGTAGAGAAGTTAGGCTCCACTgtggatttgagcaatttcaaGTCGCAATGTGGCAGT TGTGGACTAGGGGATGCTTTTCGATGCGCTACATGTCCTTTTAAAGGTCTTCCTCCATTCAAACCCGGCGAGAAG GTATCATTGTCAGCGAACTTCCTTACAGCAGACATTTAG
- the LOC137737656 gene encoding protein COFACTOR ASSEMBLY OF COMPLEX C SUBUNIT B CCB3, chloroplastic-like, translating into MATCSYLLNHVQIKGWPSTRRISKLGNLNPIESFKTTSKRQPRQVLLIAQCSFCLVQVGAASPTALLSLKPFDDIDAISNIFRICPPSTPHNVSNLMHNLVVADLDPATAKLAIGFLGPFFSLFSFLFIIRIVMSWYPKLPVGKFPYVVAYAPTEPILMATRKVIPPLGGVDVTPVVWFGLISFLNEILVGPQGLLVLLSQQLSS; encoded by the exons ATGGCTACCTGTTCTTATCTTCTCAACCACGTCCAGATTAAAG GATGGCCCTCCACGAGAAGGATATCCAAGCTTGGAAATCTCAATCCTATT GAAAGCTTCAAGACAACAAGTAAAAGGCAGCCAAGGCAAGTACTCCTAATTGCACAATGTTCCTTCTGTTTGGTTCAAGTCGGAGCTGCTTCTCCTACCGCTCTGTTGTCATTGAAGCCATTTGATGATATAGATGCAATTTCAAACATTTTCCGCATCTGTCCGCCGAGCACGCCCCATAACGTCTCAAATCTAATGCACAACTTGGTGGTGGCAGATTTGGACCCTGCAACAGCAAAGCTAGCAATCGGGTTTCTGGGTCCATTTTTTTCGCTGTTTTCGTTTCTGTTCATAATAAGGATAGTCATGTCCTGGTACCCAAAACTTCCGGTTGGGAAGTTCCCGTATGTGGTGGCTTATGCTCCCACGGAGCCGATTCTCATGGCAACCAGAAAGGTGATCCCGCCGTTAGGCGGTGTGGACGTTACGCCGGTGGTGTGGTTCGGATTGATTAGCTTCCTAAATGAGATATTAGTAGGTCCTCAGGGCCTTCTTGTTCTCCTCTCTCAACAGCTTAGCAGCTAA